Sequence from the Catenuloplanes indicus genome:
ACGCGCTCGACCCCGCCGTGGTCGCCGGCCTGACCGCGCGGGGCATCGGCGCCGCCGCCGTGCAGCCGCTGCGCGCCGAGGGCCACCCGACCGGCATCCTGGTCGTCACCCGGGACGCCGGCGGGAACGCGTTCACCGAGGACGAACTCGCCTATCTGCAGGCCGTCGCGGAGATGGCCGCCACCAGCTTCTCCACGGTCGACCTGCTCAACGGCTCCGCCGTCGCGTTCGAGGAGATGCGCGCCCAGGCCGAGATCGTCAACCAGGTCTCCGACGTGATCGTCTCCTGGGACGGCGACGGCCGCATCGTCACCTGGAACACCGCGGCCGAGGGCGTGTACCTCTACAGCCTCGCGGACGCGGTCGGCTGCGACGCACACGCGCTGCTCGACACCCGCTTCCTGGACGAGGACGGCGAGCCGCTCACGTTCGAGGACGTCATCCCGCACATCAGGGAGACCGGCGTGTGGAACGGCGAACTGCGCCAGCGCCGCGCCGACGGCGAAGAGGTCGAGATCAAATGCTCGCTGACCGGCCTGCCCGAGCAGTCCGGCAGCTCGTTCGCCGCGATCATGGTCAACCACGACGTGACCGAGCAGCGCCGCAAGGAACGGCTCGCGCTCAACGACGCGCTCACCGGCCTGCCGAACCGCCGTTTCCTCACCCACCACCTGGCCCAGACGCTGAAGCGCTGGCGGCCCGGCACGCCGCCGATGGGCGTGTTCTTCCTCGACCTGGACGGCTTCAAGAAGGTCAACGACACGATGGGCCACGACGCCGGCGACGAGGTGCTGCGCGTCACCGCCGGCCGGCTCACCGAGGTGCTGCGCGGCGGCGACGTGGTCGCCCGCCTCGGCGGCGACGAGTTCGTCGTCATCTGCCACGCGGTCGGCGACCGCGAATCGGCCCGCTCGGTCGCCCAACGGATGATCGACAACTGCGCGGTCCCGATCCCGGTCGGCGGCGACGAGCCGGCCCGCGTCGTACCCAGCATCGGCATCGCCATGGTCGACGACGACGGCGCCCCCGCCGACGGCCAGGAGTACGAGGCCGACGAGGTCCTCAAGCTCGCCGACGGCGCGATGTACGAGGCGAAACGCAACAAGGGGACCGGCCCGGTCTTCGCGTGACGTCGTTGCCGCCGGTCCCTACTGTGACGGTATGGCAGACGGACCCGTGGGCCTGCTCCGCAGATCCTTCGACGAGCGGCTGGCCGCGGCCGGCGTGGCCGGCTCGACCGCGCTGGGCGTCCTGCTCAACCTCGTCGACTGGGCCGGTCCCGGCGAGGCGATCATCGTGGCGCTGCTCGGCTCGACGCTCACGTTCGTGGTCGGGGCCGGCCTGCGGGCGGAACGCCGCGCCGAGACGCACGACCTGGTCGGCGCCGTGCCCGCGCTGCGCCCCGAACTGACCCGGATCCTCGCGCTGACCGCGCAGATCTCCGCGCAGTACCGGGACCGCAATGCTCGCGAGGAACTGCGCCGCCGCTGCCGCCGGTTCGTGGACGAGCTGGACGGCCTGTCCCGCGGCCAGTTGCGCACCGACGCCTGGGACGCGGGCCAGCTGGTGTCACGGACCGAACAGTGCCGGCGCCGCATGCAGGCCGTCACCAACATCACCGCGGTCGGCCCCGGCTGGTGGACCGCCACGCTCGGCCGCGACTACTGGCGGGCCAACACCGCCGCGATCGCCCGGGGCGTCCAGATCACCCGGGTCTTCATCGTCGCCGACCGCACCGAGCCCGCGTTCGCCGCACTGCTGGCCGAGCAGCGCGCCGCCGGCGTCCGCACGCTCGTCCTCGACCACGCGGACGCCCCCCGCGACCTGCTGGTCAACATGGTCATCTGGGACGACAACCACGCCTGGCAGGCCGAGATGAACCCGTTCGGCGGCATCAGCGGCAACATCTTCCACCACGACCCCGGCACCGTACGCCGCCTGCGCGACCTGGCCGACGCCTGCATCGAGCGGGCCCACCCGTGACGGTCGCCACCGCGCTGCTCATCGCGGCCGTGGTGGTCGCGGTCCGGCTCATCCCGTCGGTGCGGTGGAAGGCCGTGGTCTACGCGCTGCCGCTGCCGATGACGCTGGCCCTCGTCGCCTCCGGCGCACCGGTGGACGCCCGCCACCTGATCGGGGTGGTGCTGCTGGTGCTGTTCTTCGTGCTGGCCGGCCTGCTGCACCACCGGTTCGGCCTGCACATCCTGCTCGCCGACACGCTGGCGATCGTGGCGTACCTGCTGGTCGCCTGGCCGCTCACCACCCTCGGTGACCTGCCGTTCCTGCCGGTGCTGGCCGCGGTGTGCGTGCTGTGGGCGGCCATCGGCCTGCGCCGCCCACCGCCACCCGAAGCGGGCCCACCCCAGCCGCGCCGCCGCCCGACCCTGCCGCAGGTGGCGCTGGTGGTGGCCGCGGCACTGCTGATCGCGCAGTTCGCGGGCGTGCTGCAGGCGTTCGTGGTCACGTTCCCGTACTCCGGCGTGCTCGTGGTCATCGAGACCCGCCGGTCGCTGCCCGCCTTCACCCGCCAGTTCGCCCGCGCGTCGCTGGCCCTGGTCGCCTTCCTCACCGCCTTCCACCTGGCCGCCCCGCTCGGCACCGGCTGGGCACTCGCCGCGGCCTGGGCCGCCCACGTGACGATCACAACCGCGCTGCTCCTGACGGGCGCCCGGCCGGCCCGCCGCCCCGACGCGCTCACGTCCGGAGCGGAAGCCGGTCACTGAGGTGCCCGGAGCCGTGAAACCGCCCACCGATCCGTCCTTCCGGTGGGATGATCAACGCGACGGCTCGGGCGGGCGCCACGTCAATGGATCACTCTTTCGTGGCTGTGCGGCGTGGCGGCGCTGACGTGTTCATGCCGGAGCAATACCCTCCGGGGGGTCATTTTCAGGGCGACATTTGGGACAAAAGGACCGGTTCGCGTGGTTGTTGATCGTTTGGCCTGGGTGCGGTCCTCGGCGTGCCGGGACGGCTACTGCGTGGAAGTCGCAGCGTCGCCGTCCGGCATTCTGGTCCGGGACGCCAAGGACGAAGGGCGCGGTGCGGTGCTCGGTTTCCGAGCCGGCGCCTGGAACGCCTTCATCGCCGGCGTGCGGAGCGGTACCGTCCGCGCCTGACCGTCGCGCCGACCGCGAGCCAGATCGCGACGCGGAGCAGTTGCAGGCAGGTCGACAGGACCGCCCGCCGGGGCCGGGGCGGCAGCAGCCCGGCCACGTCGAGGGTGTCGAACTGCCAGCGATGACCGTCACCGGCCGTGGCCGGCTCGCTCGACGAGGATTCGATCTCCGCGTACTCCACGACGTTCCTGTAGTGTCGTTCCGCGATTCGGGCGAGGCTGCCGGCCGACTGATCTCCCGACTCGAGGTACACGATCCGGGACTCCCGCCAGAAGTCTCGTACCGTGGAGATCTGGAACATTCGGGCGAGCATTCTCTCCAACTCGAGCTCCGTCATCCGGCCGTGCCGCAATGCGGTCTCGAAGTAGCTGAACTCCATGCCTAGATAGGCATGCAGCGTCATCTCTCTGTTGCTCAGAGCGTGTGGAAATCCCCAGAGCGGGAGGTATTCCTCGTTCTCCAGCGCCACCAGCATGAGGTCATTCCGCATGCCGCGGACGACCTCCTCCTCGGATGCTCGCGCCTGCCGGTGCTGCAAGCGCAGCGAGTGCACCACGCCGACCAGCGCTAGTGCGGAGATCACGGTGCCGAGCGCGCCGACCGCCTGACCGATGTCACTGATGGTCTGCCAGTCGATCGACGTGACGAACGCGTTCACCGCCTCATGGACGATTCGCATAAGGGCATGAGAGCACACCCTCGCAATGTCACTGCCGGCCGTGAATGTGAATCCGCGGTTCATTCGTGAAAGCTGGGTGATCGGCTGACGTCGTTCCGGATCGGAAACCACTCAAACGAGTGAGTGCGCAATTTGCCGTTGTGGAATGTGTGCATCGGGCACCGGCCCGTATCCGGTTCCCGGGGCCGGTGAAGGGCTGGCCCCGGGAACCGTGGGTCACACGCGGGACAATGCGCGGTCGCTGACCACGCACTGCATGCCGAACTGGCGGGCCCGGCGGATGGCGAAGTCCGTCAGGCCCTGGGTGTCGGCGTAGTCCAGGGCGATGAGGTCCAGTTCCAGCTGGAGCAGCTGCTCGGCGATCTGGGCGTGGAACTCCAGGGTGTCAGCGGGCCAGGGGGCGTAGCCCTCGTCGGTCCAGCGGGCCGAGAAGGACTCGAAGACGACGCCGTCGACGATCTCGGCGAGGCGGGGGAGCATGCCGAAGCCGCGGTTCGCCAGCAGGTAGGCCGGCTGAGCCTCCTCGCGGATCGCGCCGACCAGCGTGAGCAGGTGCGGCACGTCCTCGGGGTAGGTCAGCTCGACGTTCAGCGTGTCCAGGAACAGGCCGTGGAAGCCCTGTTTCATCGCCGCCTTGGCCTGGCCGACCACGTGCTCGACCCAGAGCGGGTGTCCGACGTGGACGAACGCGCCGCCCCAGTCGGGGTTGCGTTCCTGGCGCTGCCACGGGGCCGGGGGGCCGGTGTCCTCGGACAGCGACAGGTAGCCGAGCGTCTGCACGCCGGCCTCGGCCAGGTAGGTCAGTTCGGCCGGTTTGTAGAAGTCGGGCTGCAGCACCACGCGCGGGTACTCGGCCAGCTCGACGAGCTTGCCGTTGCCGTAGTAGAAGCAGATCGGGGCCTTCGCGCTCATTGCGGCCGTCCGTGCTCCTTGTACCACGCGAACGTGGTCCGGACGCCTTCCTCCAGCGGTACGGTCGGCTCGTACCCGGTCAGCGAGCGCAGCAGCGTCAGGTCGGGGCAGCGGCGCTTGACCGAGCCGGGCGGCGCGTCCGACGGCGCCAGCGTGGCGGACGTGCCGGCGACCCGAAGGACCAGCTTGGCGAGGTCGCCGATGTTGGTCTCCTCGCGGTCGTTGCCGATGTGCACGATCCGGCCGGCGGCGCCGGGGGAGCGCATGAGCAGCAGGATCGCCGTCACCGCGTCGTCGACGTGGCAGAACGCGCGGAACTGGTCGGCGCCCGGGACTGCGAACGTGTCCGCGCCGGACAGCGCGCGCAGCGACATCTCCGGGATGACGTGGTCGGCGCCCATCCGCGGGCCGTACACGTTGTGGAACCGGCCGACCACGGCGTCGAAGCCCTTCGCCCGGGACGTGTGGACGAACGCGGCCTCGCCGAGGAGCTTGCTGACCGCGTACGCGAAGCGCGGCGCGGTCACGTCGGAGATCTGCGCCGGGATGTTCTCCGGCGTCGGCACCGGCACGATCCCGGCGTCGACACCGCCCGCGTAGACCTCGCTGGTCGACGCGAAGAACACGCGCGAGCCGGGGGCGACCCAGTCGAGCAGGTGCATCGCGGAGAGCGTGTTGACCCGGACCACGCGCGCCGGGTCCTTCTCCACGTTGCGCACGCCCACCACGGCCGCGAGCAGGTAGATCTCGTCCCAGCCGGTCGCGGGCAGCGCGGCCCACACGGCGGGGTCGGTCAGGTCGCCGGAGACGACGTCCACCAGCGGGGACGCACGCACCTCGGAGAGGAACGCGTCCTCGCGGCCGCGCGAGAAGTCGTCCACGATGGTCACCGAGTGACCCTCGGAGACGAGACGACGGGCCAGGTGCAGGCCGATGAAACCGGCACCGCCGAGCAGGAGAGCCTTCACGCCGAAACCGCCTCAGGTGCAGAAGGAAGGTAGCCGAGACCCGCGTACCGGATGCCCGCGGCACGGACCGCGGACTCGTCCAGCACCCGCCACGAGTCGTAGATGAACGCCGGCTGTGCGCCGCCCAGGATCTCGGGTATCCGGATCGCCCGGTAGTCCGGGTGGTCGTTGATGATCAGCACGGCGTCCGCGTCGGTGAACGCCTTGTCCAGCGACACCGGCTCGCCGCCGTACTGCCGGATCACGTCGTCGCTGACCAGCGGGTCGTGCCCGATCACGGTCACGCCCGCGGCGGAGAACACGCGCATCATGGTGGCGATCGGCGTGCCGC
This genomic interval carries:
- a CDS encoding diguanylate cyclase domain-containing protein; this encodes MVAATMNDATRLKALVGIARAANSALADPARLAAVIVHAATLIADSATVWTQSSTHRMLTRIGATHRDPAAEQVLRAAPGSMTIGAYDGFVTAVSISGVGAVLDPAEIRTNLDALDPAVVAGLTARGIGAAAVQPLRAEGHPTGILVVTRDAGGNAFTEDELAYLQAVAEMAATSFSTVDLLNGSAVAFEEMRAQAEIVNQVSDVIVSWDGDGRIVTWNTAAEGVYLYSLADAVGCDAHALLDTRFLDEDGEPLTFEDVIPHIRETGVWNGELRQRRADGEEVEIKCSLTGLPEQSGSSFAAIMVNHDVTEQRRKERLALNDALTGLPNRRFLTHHLAQTLKRWRPGTPPMGVFFLDLDGFKKVNDTMGHDAGDEVLRVTAGRLTEVLRGGDVVARLGGDEFVVICHAVGDRESARSVAQRMIDNCAVPIPVGGDEPARVVPSIGIAMVDDDGAPADGQEYEADEVLKLADGAMYEAKRNKGTGPVFA
- a CDS encoding DUF6879 family protein, translating into MADGPVGLLRRSFDERLAAAGVAGSTALGVLLNLVDWAGPGEAIIVALLGSTLTFVVGAGLRAERRAETHDLVGAVPALRPELTRILALTAQISAQYRDRNAREELRRRCRRFVDELDGLSRGQLRTDAWDAGQLVSRTEQCRRRMQAVTNITAVGPGWWTATLGRDYWRANTAAIARGVQITRVFIVADRTEPAFAALLAEQRAAGVRTLVLDHADAPRDLLVNMVIWDDNHAWQAEMNPFGGISGNIFHHDPGTVRRLRDLADACIERAHP
- a CDS encoding DUF397 domain-containing protein, which encodes MEVAASPSGILVRDAKDEGRGAVLGFRAGAWNAFIAGVRSGTVRA
- a CDS encoding DUF6082 family protein, with the translated sequence MRIVHEAVNAFVTSIDWQTISDIGQAVGALGTVISALALVGVVHSLRLQHRQARASEEEVVRGMRNDLMLVALENEEYLPLWGFPHALSNREMTLHAYLGMEFSYFETALRHGRMTELELERMLARMFQISTVRDFWRESRIVYLESGDQSAGSLARIAERHYRNVVEYAEIESSSSEPATAGDGHRWQFDTLDVAGLLPPRPRRAVLSTCLQLLRVAIWLAVGATVRRGRYRSARRR
- a CDS encoding NAD-dependent epimerase/dehydratase family protein; amino-acid sequence: MKALLLGGAGFIGLHLARRLVSEGHSVTIVDDFSRGREDAFLSEVRASPLVDVVSGDLTDPAVWAALPATGWDEIYLLAAVVGVRNVEKDPARVVRVNTLSAMHLLDWVAPGSRVFFASTSEVYAGGVDAGIVPVPTPENIPAQISDVTAPRFAYAVSKLLGEAAFVHTSRAKGFDAVVGRFHNVYGPRMGADHVIPEMSLRALSGADTFAVPGADQFRAFCHVDDAVTAILLLMRSPGAAGRIVHIGNDREETNIGDLAKLVLRVAGTSATLAPSDAPPGSVKRRCPDLTLLRSLTGYEPTVPLEEGVRTTFAWYKEHGRPQ